From Phyllopteryx taeniolatus isolate TA_2022b chromosome 18, UOR_Ptae_1.2, whole genome shotgun sequence, the proteins below share one genomic window:
- the LOC133468694 gene encoding trace amine-associated receptor 1-like produces MQILYQSVVTEFLLPGLLKPIDQAFPHLREQHCCTYKESRRMESEMTNILSYIHPCYVLDNTSYTFTSNPSKICVALYVFLGLLSICTICGNLLVVITIIYFKQLHTPTNYLILSLAVADLFVGILVFPFSMAFTVFSCWHHDGLFCKIRGCFDVILSTASILNLCCISIDRYYAVCKPLTYKSKINYHVIGIMILVNWGVSALIGIGITVAGFNQGKCEERCLIDALISTTLGCIFSFYIPVIIMLSIYLRIFLVAQRQVRSIQSTCQSTMSRATVSKMETKATKTLAIVMGIFILCWTPYFIFLIFQPLTFDVTPVAVIETLNWLTLSNSMLNPLIYAFFYSWFRAAFRLIITGKIFQGNFTKTKLF; encoded by the exons ATGCAGATTTTGTATCAGTcagttgtg ACGGAATTTCTTTTACCTGGCTTGTTGAAACCGATTGATCAGGCTTTCCCTCATCTCAGG GAGCAACACTGCTGCACTTACAAG GAATCCCGAAGAATGGAATCAGAGATGACCAACATTCTGAGTTACATCCATCCTTGCTATGTATTAGATAATACATCTTACACATTTACAAGTAATCCTTCGAAGATATGTGTTGCACTTTATGTTTTTCTTGGCTTATTATCTATTTGTACAATATGCGGAAACCTCCTTGTAGTCATCACTATTATTTACTTCAAACAGCTCCACACGCCAACAAACTATCTCATTCTGTCTTTAGCTGTGGCCGATTTGTTTGTCGGAATTTTGGTGTTTCCTTTCAGTATGGCCTTCACCGTCTTCTCCTGTTGGCATCATGACGGGCTGTTTTGTAAAATACGAGGTTGTTTTGATGTCATACTAAGCACAGCTTCAATTTTAAACCTCTGTTGTATTTCCATTGACAGATATTACGCCGTGTGCAAGCCTCTGAcctacaaaagtaaaataaattatcATGTTATCGGCATCATGATATTGGTAAACTGGGGTGTTTCTGCACTAATAGGAATTGGAATAACAGTAGCAGGATTTAATCAAGGGAAATGTGAAGAGAGATGTTTAATTGATGCATTAATTTCGACCACTTTGGGATGTATATTTTCCTTTTATATCCCAGTTATCATTATGCTTAGTATCTACTTGAGGATTTTCCTTGTTGCACAGAGACAAGTACGCAGCATCCAGAGTACATGTCAGAGTACAATGTCACGAGCAACTGTCAGTAAGATGGAGACAAAAGCTACCAAAACTCTAGCAATTGTTatgggaatttttattttatgttggaCACCATACTTCATTTTTTTGATCTTTCAGCCTTTAACATTTGATGTTACTCCAGTCGCCGTGATTGAAACACTAAATTGGCTTACACTTTCTAATTCAATGCTGAATCCTTTGATTTATGCTTTCTTTTATAGCTGGTTCAGGGCGGCTTTTAGATTGATCATTACTGGAAAAATATTTCAAGGCAATTTTACGAAGACAAAactcttttga